A window of the Gorilla gorilla gorilla isolate KB3781 chromosome 8, NHGRI_mGorGor1-v2.1_pri, whole genome shotgun sequence genome harbors these coding sequences:
- the FAM24B gene encoding protein FAM24B isoform X1 yields MSCSLKFTLIVIFFYCWLSSSHEELEGGTSKSFDLHTVIMLVIAGGILAALLLLIVVVLCLYFKIHNALKAAKEPEAVAVKNHNPDKVWWAKNSQAKTIATESCPALQCCEGYRMCASFDSLPPCCCDINEGL; encoded by the exons ATGTCCTGTTCCCTAAAGTTTACTttgattgtaatttttttttactgttggcTTTCATCCAGCCATGAGGAGTTAGAAGGTG GTACATCGAAGTCTTTTGACCTCCATACAGTGATTATGCTTGTCATCGCTGGTGGTATCCTGGCGGCCTTGCTCCTGCTGATAGTTGTCGTGCTCTGTCTTTACTTCAAAATACACAACGCACTAAA AGCTGCAAAGGAACCTGAGGCTGTGGCTGTAAAAAATCACAACCCAGACAAGGTGTGGTGGGCCAAGAACAGCCAGGCCAAAACCATTGCCACGGAGTCTTGTCCTGCCCTGCAGTGCTGTGAAGGATATAGAATGTGTGCCAGTTTTGATTCCCTGCCACCTTGCTGTTGCGACATAAATGAGGGCCTCTGA
- the FAM24B gene encoding protein FAM24B isoform X2, translating to MLVIAGGILAALLLLIVVVLCLYFKIHNALKAAKEPEAVAVKNHNPDKVWWAKNSQAKTIATESCPALQCCEGYRMCASFDSLPPCCCDINEGL from the exons ATGCTTGTCATCGCTGGTGGTATCCTGGCGGCCTTGCTCCTGCTGATAGTTGTCGTGCTCTGTCTTTACTTCAAAATACACAACGCACTAAA AGCTGCAAAGGAACCTGAGGCTGTGGCTGTAAAAAATCACAACCCAGACAAGGTGTGGTGGGCCAAGAACAGCCAGGCCAAAACCATTGCCACGGAGTCTTGTCCTGCCCTGCAGTGCTGTGAAGGATATAGAATGTGTGCCAGTTTTGATTCCCTGCCACCTTGCTGTTGCGACATAAATGAGGGCCTCTGA